The nucleotide window AGCCGCTCAAGGAGCTGCGCCGCCTGGTGACCCTGCAGCGCGCCTACAACCACATGAACGCCGGCGACCTGGCGGTGGAGCACAAGGACAACGAAGGCGCGCTGCGCGAGTACTCCGCCGCCGAGCAGCTGGCCTCGGGGGCCGAGGGCATCCCCAGCAGCCGCCTGGCGGAGATGATTTACTGGCACGCCGTGGCGCTGGTGAAGATCAGACGGGTGGAGGAGTCCCTGCCACTCTTCCACAAAGCCTTTGCTCTGCAACCAAGCTTGCGCGAGTTGACGCCACGCCTGCCCAAATCCGGCCTGCTGCCCGACGATCCTGAGATCATCGAGAGGATTACCAAACAATAGCCAGCGGGGGCAGGATGCGGCCGGCAGCGAAAGCCATCGGACGGGTGAGGGACGTGTCGCCTACCAGCTATACTGACAACGAGAAACGAGGAACGAGAAACTAGAAACCATGTTGCTCCACGGCATCTTCCCGCCCCTCACCACGCCGTTCTACCCGGACGGCAAGGTGTACTTCCGCAAACTCGAAGCCAACGTCGAACGCTACTCGAAGACGCCGGTGGCGGGACTGGTAGTACTGGGCTCGACCGGAGAGGCCATCCTGCTCTCCGACGACGAGCAGCGCGAGGTGCTGCGCGCGGCCCGAGAGGCTGCGGCGCCGGAGAAGGTGCTGGTGGCGGGTACGGGGAGCGAATCGGCCGTCGAGACCCTGCGGCTCACCGAATACGCCGCCACGCTCGGCTACGACGCGGCCATGGTGCGCACGCCCCACTACTACAAGGCGCAGATGAAGCCGGAGAACATGCTGGCCTTCTACCGCACCGTCGCCGATCGCTCACCGCTCCCGGTCATCATCTACAACTTCCCGCCCAACACGGGCTACGACATCCCAGCAGAAGTGGTGATCGCCCTGGCCGAGCATCCCAACCTCATCGGCATCAAGGAGTCGGGCGGAGACATCAACAAGGTGAAGGCCATGGTCGCGGGCACGCGCCACGTGCAGCGGTCGGTTGCCGTCACCGAGGTCTTCGAGGCGGTCACCGGACGCATGAGGGCAGCGCCTGCCGCCGTAGGCGCCAATATAGTCCCCGCCAGCGCGCTCGGAGCGGTCGCCGTCGCCGCGCCGCCAGCAGGGCTCAAGACGCGCACCAAGGAGGTCGGCTTCCAGGTGATGGTGGGCTCGGCGCACCTGCTGCACTCCATGCTGGAGGCGGGCGCTGTGGGTGCCATCCTGGCGTTTGCCGACTGCGCCCCCACCGCCTGCTTCGAGATCTACACCGCGTGGAAGGAGAACGACCTGGACCTGGCGCGGGAGAAGCAGGAGCGCATCGCCCGCGCCTCGCTGCGGGTAGTGGGCGAACTGGGCGTCCCCGGGCTCAAGCATGCCCTCGACTTCAACGGCTACTACGGCGGCCCGCCGCGCCTGCCGCTGCTCGCGCCCACGGCGGAAGTGAAGGCCGAGATCGAGCGCCTGCTGGAGTGCATCCGGAATTGAAGCGAGCGGAGAAACGGAGCGCGATTGGGACCGGGACAGAGAAGAAAGCTACCCGCGGGCGTATGCGCGCGCGCCCGCGATTCGTCCGGCCTTCCGAGGAGATGAAGCAGTGGTCGGCGCTGCTGGGCGCGGAGCTCAGGAGCTGGCCGGGCGTGACCACCAAGCCTATGTTCGGCTTCGTCAGCTTCTATCGCGGCCGGAACATCTTCGCGGGCCTTCCCAGGACGCGTGCCATGAACTCCGCCAACTCCATCATCTTCAAGCTGCGCCGGGCGGCGCCGCAGGTCCTGGCAAAGCTGCGTCGCGACCCGCGTGCAAAGGTTTCTGAGAAGGGAATGGCGGGCTGGCAGTCGCTCGAGGTGGATTCGACCGCCGACCTCAAGCACGCCTTGGATCGGCTCGACCGGGCCTACCGCAACGCCCGCTGATCCATCGGCGCTTGACCGAAAGGCACTCCAGCCCACATCATTGATTACTGATTGAAGATTGAAAAGGAGTTCAAGCATGGCAACCACGACGCAACCGGCCGCGGCCGAGGCTACCAAGACGCTGGTCAATTACCGCACCGA belongs to Terriglobales bacterium and includes:
- a CDS encoding dihydrodipicolinate synthase family protein: MLLHGIFPPLTTPFYPDGKVYFRKLEANVERYSKTPVAGLVVLGSTGEAILLSDDEQREVLRAAREAAAPEKVLVAGTGSESAVETLRLTEYAATLGYDAAMVRTPHYYKAQMKPENMLAFYRTVADRSPLPVIIYNFPPNTGYDIPAEVVIALAEHPNLIGIKESGGDINKVKAMVAGTRHVQRSVAVTEVFEAVTGRMRAAPAAVGANIVPASALGAVAVAAPPAGLKTRTKEVGFQVMVGSAHLLHSMLEAGAVGAILAFADCAPTACFEIYTAWKENDLDLAREKQERIARASLRVVGELGVPGLKHALDFNGYYGGPPRLPLLAPTAEVKAEIERLLECIRN